Proteins encoded together in one Mycoplasma miroungirhinis window:
- a CDS encoding TrkH family potassium uptake protein yields the protein MKNTRHRLKKWNINGKNIFYYLKQTGKIKYIFLVYLIITIILSLFLYWPISHKNMLVEKPDFNYGDALFIAASAFSDTGLSNINISEGFNEFGQSVIAIGILIGGFGFFTLKLYILRMLFGWMFKTKTSHFKRDLIQVERGSTVVGDTQNIIKVSLTTLFILLFTSIIFMTFYFYFSNEGFFSDQKALINNDIEHFNPYLKQKYNPHNNILLSLRYATFESISAINNAGFDIIGPNSINAYNSSYVLQIWIIILILAGGMGYPTIYDFYKKIQAKIKKQRYEFTLFTKLNLTTYFLVTTIGILFTFLFEVINKNPNGFWHQNEYGNSFNKSFAIIFNTLSTRSAGFSTVDYYHFSNQTILLHAVLMFIGFAPVSTAGGIRNITVAIIFLSIFNTIRGRNTINSFNRQIGKETLIKAINILTIGLILILIGTFIVSFNLSDLTPANLSKNEKQYTIVSAFFEVCSAFGSSGLSTGITEKLNLTSKLFLIIYMFIGQLGITSTILVWGNQKSYVTKYRYIYEDVSLG from the coding sequence ATGAAAAATACAAGACACCGTTTAAAAAAATGAAATATAAACGGCAAAAATATATTTTATTATTTAAAGCAAACTGGTAAAATAAAATACATCTTTTTAGTTTATTTAATTATTACAATTATTTTATCTTTATTTTTATACTGACCTATTAGTCATAAAAATATGCTTGTTGAAAAGCCAGATTTTAATTATGGTGATGCTTTATTTATTGCTGCTAGTGCTTTTAGTGATACTGGATTAAGTAACATCAATATAAGTGAAGGTTTTAATGAATTTGGTCAATCTGTTATAGCAATCGGAATTTTAATTGGTGGTTTTGGTTTCTTTACTTTAAAACTCTACATTTTAAGAATGTTATTTGGATGGATGTTTAAAACTAAAACCAGTCACTTTAAACGTGATTTAATTCAAGTTGAACGAGGTTCAACTGTTGTAGGAGATACTCAAAATATTATTAAAGTATCATTAACTACATTATTTATTCTTTTATTTACTAGCATTATTTTTATGACATTTTATTTTTATTTTAGTAATGAAGGTTTTTTTAGTGATCAAAAAGCATTAATAAATAATGACATAGAACATTTTAATCCATATCTTAAACAAAAATATAATCCACATAACAATATTTTACTTTCATTAAGATACGCAACATTTGAAAGTATTAGTGCTATTAATAATGCTGGTTTTGATATCATTGGTCCAAATTCCATTAATGCATATAATAGTAGTTATGTATTACAAATTTGAATTATTATTTTAATTCTAGCAGGTGGGATGGGTTATCCTACAATATATGATTTTTATAAAAAAATTCAAGCAAAAATCAAGAAACAACGTTATGAATTTACATTATTTACAAAATTAAATTTAACAACTTATTTCTTAGTCACAACAATTGGAATTTTATTTACTTTTTTATTTGAAGTAATTAATAAAAATCCTAATGGTTTTTGACATCAAAATGAATACGGAAATAGTTTTAATAAAAGTTTTGCAATTATTTTTAATACTTTGAGTACAAGAAGTGCAGGATTCTCGACAGTTGATTATTATCATTTTTCAAATCAAACAATACTTTTACATGCTGTTTTAATGTTTATTGGTTTTGCACCTGTTTCAACTGCAGGAGGAATTAGAAATATAACTGTCGCTATTATTTTCCTAAGTATTTTTAATACAATTAGAGGTAGAAATACCATTAATAGTTTTAATAGACAAATAGGTAAAGAAACATTAATTAAAGCTATTAATATTTTAACTATAGGACTGATTTTAATATTAATTGGTACATTTATTGTCTCATTTAATTTATCTGATCTAACTCCAGCTAATCTTTCAAAAAATGAAAAACAATATACAATTGTATCTGCATTTTTTGAAGTATGTTCTGCTTTTGGTAGTTCAGGATTAAGTACAGGCATAACAGAAAAACTTAATTTAACATCGAAATTGTTTTTAATTATTTATATGTTTATAGGACAATTAGGTATAACTTCAACTATTTTAGTTTGAGGAAATCAAAAATCTTATGTAACTAAATATCGTTATATTTATGAAGATGTTTCATTAGGATAA